A portion of the Magnolia sinica isolate HGM2019 chromosome 17, MsV1, whole genome shotgun sequence genome contains these proteins:
- the LOC131231263 gene encoding uncharacterized protein LOC131231263 has product MALQGTVLFSTVGRCFFGFDIFSVTLPSNLDAVHELTERRLTDGKSVNFNGQFLDEPETVVFVSERTGEPRIYLTQPENRIPSQIPTVPESHFLDRPVIKDGRLYFVSAHEKIDKLLSIRTAVYTAGIEDGNITRLTPYGAADYSPSVSRTGKFVAVASYGHRQWGGSVQDPDTDIVVFRPSDPEKRTVICKRGGWPTWSGDSTVFFHRKSEDGWWSVFRADLPENLSGEPVEPRRITPPGLHAFTPAASNDGKRIAVATRRPGTESRHVEIFDLETESFHRVSELLNPEFDHYNPFFSPESGFLGYHRFRGKSDSGELTIPHLEPVISPVKDLRLLRLNGNMASFTPDGKLIVYNPDFDIGLDRYSGVMIVRSDGSKRWTVMKNRIAFATAWSPTEKGVIYTSLGMIFQGNRSTVQIARISFDPAHLDDDHDEIAADVKILTREETGNNAFPSVSPDGKHIVFRSGRNGHRNLYIMDVVDGEFNGGIRQLTDGPWIDTMPSWSPDGKLIAFSSNRHNPRSPVGFSIYLIRPDGTELRRVHVAGPEGSDEVNGERFNHVAFSADSTWLVFAGNLAGLSAEPISMPNQFQPYGDIYVSRLDGSGLERLTWTAYENGVPAWHPYGEAEMGPISLDVADADELRGQFEEPKWLP; this is encoded by the coding sequence ATGGCTTTGCAAGGAACCGTGCTCTTCTCCACCGTCGGACGCTGTTTCTTCGGCTTCGATATCTTCTCCGTCACTCTCCCGTCAAACCTCGACGCCGTTCATGAGTTAACGGAACGACGTCTCACAGACGGCAAGTCTGTTAATTTTAACGGCCAGTTCCTCGACGAGCCTGAAACGGTCGTTTTCGTCTCAGAGCGAACCGGCGAACCCCGGATTTACCTCACGCAGCCCGAAAATCGTATACCTTCGCAAATCCCGACCGTTCCCGAGAGCCACTTTCTCGACCGTCCGGTCATCAAAGATGGACGGCTGTACTTCGTGTCAGCTCACGAGAAAATCGATAAGCTGCTGAGCATCCGGACGGCTGTTTACACGGCCGGGATCGAGGACGGGAATATCACTCGCCTCACGCCGTACGGAGCCGCCGACTACAGTCCGTCGGTCTCCCGTACCGGAAAGTTCGTCGCCGTCGCGTCGTACGGACACCGGCAGTGGGGCGGGAGCGTCCAGGACCCCGACACGGACATCGTTGTCTTCCGGCCGTCCGATCCGGAGAAACGGACCGTGATCTGCAAGCGCGGAGGGTGGCCCACGTGGTCCGGCGACTCGACGGTCTTCTTCCACCGGAAATCTGAGGACGGGTGGTGGAGTGTCTTCCGAGCGGATCTGCCGGAAAATCTCTCCGGCGAACCCGTCGAGCCGCGACGGATCACGCCGCCGGGACTCCACGCCTTCACTCCGGCGGCATCGAACGACGGTAAAAGGATTGCCGTGGCGACACGGCGGCCGGGGACGGAGTCCCGGCACGTCGAGATCTTCGATCTGGAGACCGAGTCGTTCCACCGAGTCAGTGAGTTGCTGAACCCCGAGTTCGACCATTACAATCCGTTCTTTTCTCCCGAATCGGGGTTTTTGGGCTACCACCGGTTCCGAGGCAAGTCTGACTCGGGCGAGTTGACGATTCCGCATCTCGAACCGGTGATTTCTCCCGTTAAAGATCTGAGGCTGCTACGCTTGAACGGAAATATGGCTTCTTTCACTCCCGATGGAAAGCTCATCGTCTACAACCCGGATTTCGATATCGGACTTGATCGTTATTCGGGCGTGATGATCGTGAGATCAGACGGTTCGAAGCGTTGGACCGTTATGAAGAACCGGATCGCATTCGCCACGGCATGGAGCCCGACCGAGAAGGGCGTAATCTACACATCTCTGGGGATGATCTTCCAGGGCAacagatcaacggtccagatcgcACGAATCTCCTTTGATCCTGCCCATCTGGACGATGATCATGACGAGATCGCAGCCGATGTGAAGATCCTGACACGAGAAGAGACTGGAAACAACGCGTTCCCATCCGTCTCGCCGGACGGGAAGCACATCGTATTTAGATCAGGAAGGAATGGCCACAGGAACCTCTATATCATGGACGTAGTTGATGGGGAATTCAACGGCGGGATCCGTCAGCTGACTGATGGACCGTGGATCGATACGATGCCGAGCTGGTCGCCGGATGGGAAACTCATCGCGTTCTCATCCAACAGACACAACCCCCGGAGCCCTGTCGGTTTCAGCATCTATCTAATCCGTCCGGATGGGACGGAATTACGTCGCGTCCACGTGGCGGGCCCAGAGGGTTCTGATGAGGTGAACGGGGAGAGATTCAACCACGTGGCATTCAGTGCGGACTCCACGTGGCTGGTCTTCGCGGGCAACTTGGCCGGGTTGTCTGCGGAGCCGATTTCAATGCCGAATCAGTTCCAGCCGTACGGAGACATCTACGTGTCGCGGCTGGACGGGAGTGGGTTGGAGAGGCTGACGTGGACGGCGTACGAGAATGGGGTGCCAGCGTGGCATCCTTATGGGGAGGCGGAGATGGGGCCCATCTCGTTGGATGTTGCTGATGCGGATGAGCTGCGTGGCCAGTTTGAGGAGCCCAAATGGCTTCCCTGA